From Streptomyces durmitorensis, a single genomic window includes:
- a CDS encoding XRE family transcriptional regulator — MIEQAGFGEVLRAHRRSARLTLEKLAEVSGVSARALSDMERGRSTGPQHRTVTALADALALEGEARRQLIDLAREGRLQNHWARPGGLCELPGAVADFTGRSAELIWMSELVYAEISPGVGVVGLITGSPGLGKTSFAVRGAHSVRPSFPGGVYFIDLFGMSQRPLPSDDALSVLLRALGVPAPQVPGDVQERASLYRSLLHDKRALVVLDNAASEEQVRPLLPATGVSRALVTSRRLLAGLEGVRRLVLGPLALPDSMRLLTGVLGERAASDEESALTRLAELCGGLPLALRIIGNRLASRPGWDAAELAGRLTDEEGRLDQFKAGDLKIANAFGMSYEQLSERARRLFRRLAVVPGRDFDAALAAVAGGMPMEDAWNALDDLVDLGLLQDSSAGRYRFHDLVRLFARNRFKEEEPPAGREAVTRTVTSWLLRTATMAGRWFEPGYGRPARPAPDLAVLASADEADWWLRVNVDNWVGAMRTATSSSAEHFLVLDCAESMHWFSERWVHSPHWHEVFMLGSQAAAALGDLAQQATQLNYMAWVHSVPPADPEAALRCADEALKLATRGGATAQVAWSLEYTAGALLQLGRPGEAITFSLRAAESFRSIGDTDCYVQCLANVAHCLRSQGRYAEALEQYRSGLALMDDESSGMTPSVATHSRPFALIRIGQCLGHLGRRTEAISLLDALQLSDFRQAGALEELAMLLAEEGRTTESGLTYLRAGQVYEAIGDTEAHRRCHALATAGS, encoded by the coding sequence TTGATCGAGCAAGCGGGTTTCGGGGAAGTGCTGCGTGCTCACCGGCGCTCGGCACGACTGACGTTGGAGAAGCTGGCGGAGGTGTCGGGGGTCAGTGCCCGCGCGCTGTCAGACATGGAGCGGGGGCGCAGCACAGGACCACAGCATCGCACCGTTACCGCATTGGCGGACGCGCTGGCATTGGAAGGGGAGGCTCGTCGGCAGCTGATCGATCTGGCTCGCGAAGGCAGACTGCAGAACCACTGGGCACGTCCTGGGGGTCTGTGTGAACTGCCTGGGGCTGTTGCGGACTTCACTGGTCGCAGCGCGGAGCTGATCTGGATGAGTGAACTGGTGTATGCCGAGATTTCGCCGGGCGTCGGGGTGGTGGGACTCATCACCGGCTCGCCGGGTCTGGGCAAGACATCGTTCGCTGTCCGTGGAGCTCACTCGGTGCGTCCGAGCTTTCCGGGCGGGGTGTACTTCATCGATCTGTTCGGGATGTCCCAGCGCCCATTGCCTTCCGATGACGCGTTGTCGGTACTTCTGCGCGCGCTGGGTGTCCCCGCCCCGCAGGTCCCGGGCGACGTCCAGGAGCGGGCATCGCTGTACCGCTCGCTGCTGCACGACAAGCGGGCTCTGGTCGTCCTGGACAACGCTGCCTCCGAGGAACAGGTACGGCCCTTGCTGCCGGCCACGGGTGTGAGCAGGGCGCTGGTCACCTCCCGGCGGTTGCTGGCGGGTCTGGAGGGCGTGCGCAGGCTTGTCCTCGGCCCGCTTGCGTTACCCGACTCCATGCGACTACTGACCGGAGTTCTGGGGGAACGCGCCGCATCCGACGAGGAATCGGCACTCACCCGGCTCGCGGAACTGTGCGGAGGTCTGCCTCTGGCCCTGCGGATCATTGGCAACCGACTGGCGAGCCGGCCCGGATGGGACGCGGCCGAACTCGCCGGGCGGCTGACCGACGAAGAAGGCCGACTCGATCAATTCAAGGCCGGGGACCTCAAGATCGCCAACGCTTTCGGCATGTCGTACGAGCAGCTTTCAGAGCGTGCGCGGCGGCTCTTCCGCCGCCTGGCCGTGGTACCGGGCCGGGACTTCGACGCAGCTCTGGCGGCCGTGGCCGGGGGAATGCCGATGGAGGACGCCTGGAACGCGCTCGATGACCTGGTCGATCTGGGCCTGCTGCAGGACAGCAGCGCGGGTCGCTATCGCTTCCACGACCTGGTTCGCCTGTTCGCTCGCAACCGGTTCAAGGAGGAGGAGCCCCCGGCCGGACGCGAGGCAGTAACGCGAACGGTGACGTCGTGGCTGCTGCGCACGGCGACGATGGCGGGACGCTGGTTCGAACCCGGTTACGGACGGCCCGCCCGGCCCGCCCCCGATCTCGCCGTCCTGGCCTCGGCGGACGAGGCCGACTGGTGGTTGCGGGTGAATGTGGACAACTGGGTGGGGGCGATGCGGACTGCGACGAGCAGCAGCGCAGAGCACTTCCTCGTCCTGGACTGCGCGGAGTCGATGCACTGGTTCTCGGAACGATGGGTGCACAGCCCGCATTGGCACGAGGTCTTCATGCTCGGCTCGCAGGCCGCCGCAGCTCTGGGCGACCTGGCGCAGCAGGCGACTCAGCTGAACTACATGGCTTGGGTCCACTCGGTGCCGCCGGCAGACCCTGAGGCTGCGCTGCGGTGTGCGGACGAGGCCCTGAAGCTGGCCACCCGGGGCGGCGCCACGGCGCAAGTCGCCTGGTCGCTTGAGTACACCGCAGGAGCACTCCTCCAGCTCGGACGGCCCGGCGAAGCCATCACGTTCTCGTTGCGGGCAGCGGAGTCGTTCAGGAGCATCGGGGACACCGACTGCTACGTCCAGTGCCTGGCCAACGTCGCCCACTGCCTTCGCAGCCAAGGACGCTACGCCGAGGCACTGGAGCAGTACCGTTCCGGGCTTGCTCTGATGGACGACGAGAGCTCGGGGATGACGCCGAGTGTGGCGACCCACAGCCGGCCCTTCGCACTGATCCGCATCGGGCAGTGCCTGGGGCACCTCGGCCGCCGTACCGAGGCGATCAGCCTCCTGGACGCACTCCAGCTTTCCGACTTCCGGCAGGCCGGGGCCCTTGAGGAACTGGCCATGTTGCTGGCCGAGGAGGGACGGACCACGGAGAGCGGCCTCACTTACCTGCGAGCGGGACAGGTATACGAGGCGATCGGTGATACCGAAGCCCACCGTCGCTGCCACGCCCTTGCCACCGCCGGTTCCTGA
- a CDS encoding aldehyde dehydrogenase, whose translation MINYDKLYIGGQWVAPTNTDLLDIRSPHDRRLIGYAAQGAPADIDKAVFAAREAFDHGPWPRMTPEARQEIVARFNTLRAERAEEAAALISAENGAPLWFTTWGAPALDQAADAYLRAAKDFGWEERLDPTGASGTVVRREPIGVVAAIIPWNSPYSAALVKMIPALLAGCTVVLKASPENSLSILRLGETFTAAGFPEGVVSIIPADRETSEHLVAHPGINKISFTGSTAAGRRIASIAGEQLKRVSLELGGKSASIILEDADLAAVTEGLKFASFANNSENCQAHTRILAPRSRYDEIVDALKVLTESLRVGDPADPDTFIGPMIRADQQKRVQDYIRIGISEGARLVTGGPETPEGLEGGFYVTPTLFADVDNSMRIAQEEIFGPVLVVIPYEDEDDAVRIANDSPYGLGGGVWTTDVEHGMEIARRLQTGGVRINAAPPVFDGPFGGYKDSGIGRENGVVGLTEYVEHKTIAV comes from the coding sequence ATGATCAACTACGACAAGCTCTACATCGGCGGCCAGTGGGTCGCACCCACCAACACGGACCTGCTCGACATCCGTTCACCGCACGACCGGCGCCTGATCGGGTACGCCGCGCAGGGCGCCCCTGCCGACATCGACAAGGCAGTTTTCGCCGCCCGCGAAGCCTTCGACCACGGGCCCTGGCCCCGGATGACCCCGGAAGCCCGCCAAGAGATCGTCGCCCGCTTCAACACACTGCGCGCGGAACGCGCCGAGGAAGCCGCCGCCCTTATCAGCGCGGAGAACGGCGCACCCCTGTGGTTCACCACCTGGGGCGCACCCGCACTCGATCAGGCGGCCGACGCCTACCTCCGGGCGGCAAAGGACTTCGGCTGGGAGGAGCGCCTCGATCCGACCGGAGCATCCGGGACCGTGGTGCGCCGCGAGCCCATCGGGGTGGTCGCCGCGATCATTCCGTGGAACTCCCCCTACTCCGCCGCCCTGGTCAAGATGATCCCCGCGCTGCTCGCCGGCTGCACCGTCGTGCTCAAGGCATCACCCGAGAACTCCCTGAGCATCCTGCGCCTGGGCGAGACCTTCACCGCCGCAGGCTTCCCCGAAGGGGTTGTCAGCATCATCCCCGCGGACCGCGAGACCAGCGAGCACCTGGTGGCCCACCCCGGCATCAACAAGATCTCCTTCACCGGCTCCACTGCCGCGGGGCGCCGCATCGCCTCGATCGCCGGGGAGCAACTCAAGCGTGTCAGCCTGGAGTTGGGTGGAAAGTCGGCCTCGATCATCCTTGAGGACGCCGACCTCGCAGCAGTCACCGAGGGGCTGAAGTTTGCGTCCTTCGCCAACAACTCCGAGAACTGCCAGGCCCACACCCGCATCCTCGCGCCCCGCAGCCGCTACGACGAGATCGTCGACGCGCTCAAGGTGCTGACCGAGAGCCTGAGGGTCGGGGACCCCGCCGACCCGGATACGTTCATCGGGCCGATGATCCGTGCCGACCAGCAGAAGCGGGTCCAGGACTACATCCGGATCGGCATCAGCGAAGGCGCCCGCCTGGTCACCGGTGGCCCCGAGACCCCCGAAGGACTCGAAGGCGGCTTCTACGTCACGCCCACCCTCTTCGCCGACGTCGACAACAGCATGCGCATCGCCCAGGAAGAGATCTTCGGACCCGTACTGGTCGTCATCCCCTACGAGGATGAGGACGATGCCGTACGGATCGCCAACGACTCCCCCTACGGGCTCGGCGGCGGTGTCTGGACCACCGACGTCGAGCACGGCATGGAGATCGCCCGCCGGCTGCAGACGGGCGGAGTCAGGATCAACGCGGCGCCGCCCGTCTTCGACGGCCCTTTCGGCGGCTACAAGGACAGCGGCATCGGCCGGGAGAACGGCGTTGTCGGGCTAACCGAGTACGTCGAGCACAAGACGATCGCCGTCTGA
- a CDS encoding MBL fold metallo-hydrolase, whose translation MATSIEVGTIRITALSDGASHMPPMFYPGLDFEAHPELLEGDGTYHIPAGCYLIQGEGFTVLVDAGSGPDSIPFPAELAAAAGLDAAPEFIAEGGRLPAALAATGVAPGDIGTLFLTHLHGDHVGWVAPGGKLFFPNAEIVYGAADWDALIAPAPADDPARLGMEAAKAAGVLRAIDAPIMEIAPGVTALHAPGHTPGHYALRIASGGQEAYLLGDAVHHPLQLGDTGISFLMDADPEHALRTREKLLARFAGTEVALGIDHFPGLDFKRITVDDGRRWTDA comes from the coding sequence ATGGCTACCTCCATCGAGGTCGGCACCATCAGAATCACCGCGCTGAGCGACGGCGCGAGTCACATGCCACCGATGTTCTATCCGGGGCTGGACTTCGAAGCCCATCCGGAACTGCTGGAAGGCGACGGGACCTATCACATCCCTGCAGGGTGCTATCTGATCCAGGGCGAGGGCTTCACCGTCCTGGTGGATGCCGGCAGCGGCCCGGACAGCATCCCCTTCCCCGCGGAACTCGCTGCCGCGGCCGGCCTGGACGCGGCGCCCGAGTTCATCGCGGAGGGCGGCCGCCTGCCCGCGGCCCTGGCCGCGACAGGAGTGGCTCCCGGAGACATCGGCACGCTCTTTCTCACCCACCTGCACGGCGACCATGTCGGCTGGGTCGCCCCGGGCGGAAAGCTGTTCTTTCCGAACGCGGAGATCGTCTACGGCGCCGCGGACTGGGACGCACTGATCGCCCCGGCCCCCGCCGATGACCCGGCCCGTCTCGGGATGGAGGCCGCCAAGGCGGCCGGGGTACTGCGGGCCATCGACGCGCCCATCATGGAGATCGCCCCCGGAGTCACCGCCCTCCACGCTCCCGGGCACACGCCGGGCCACTACGCGCTGCGGATCGCCTCGGGCGGCCAGGAGGCGTACCTCCTGGGAGACGCCGTGCACCACCCGCTGCAGCTCGGCGACACCGGCATTTCCTTCCTCATGGACGCCGACCCTGAGCATGCGCTGCGGACTCGGGAGAAACTCCTCGCCCGGTTCGCGGGCACCGAAGTGGCCCTCGGCATCGATCACTTCCCCGGACTCGACTTCAAACGGATCACCGTCGACGACGGCCGCCGGTGGACCGACGCCTGA
- a CDS encoding oxidoreductase, with amino-acid sequence MSKVWFVTGSSRGLGRALAEAVLASGDQLVATARRPEQLDTLVQRYSGQVRTVALDVTDPGAARRAVALGLETFGRLDVLVNNAGYADVASIEDLTEDGFRAQIDTNFYGVVNVTRAALPAMRERGAGHIVQISSIGGRIGSPGLGAYQAAKWAVGGFSEVLAKEVAPFGIKVTLIEPGGMRTDWAGSSMSTPPISDPYKPVIGPVVEFLDRHNGTQSGDPARAAQAVIRATEADEPPMHLLLGSDAVAIAADAAQDLASSDAAWRALSESADFPA; translated from the coding sequence ATGTCCAAGGTCTGGTTCGTCACCGGAAGTTCCCGCGGCCTGGGCCGGGCCCTCGCCGAGGCCGTCCTGGCCTCAGGCGATCAGTTGGTTGCCACAGCCCGCAGGCCAGAGCAGCTCGACACTCTCGTCCAGCGCTACAGCGGCCAGGTCCGGACGGTGGCCCTCGATGTCACCGATCCCGGCGCCGCCCGCCGAGCCGTCGCGCTGGGCCTGGAGACCTTCGGCCGGCTGGACGTGCTGGTCAACAACGCCGGCTACGCGGACGTCGCCTCCATCGAGGACCTCACCGAGGACGGTTTCCGCGCCCAGATCGACACCAACTTCTACGGAGTCGTCAACGTGACCAGGGCCGCACTGCCCGCGATGCGCGAGCGCGGCGCAGGGCACATCGTCCAGATCTCCTCCATCGGCGGACGTATCGGCTCGCCCGGCCTGGGCGCCTATCAGGCCGCGAAGTGGGCTGTCGGGGGCTTCTCCGAAGTCCTGGCCAAGGAAGTCGCCCCGTTCGGCATCAAGGTCACCCTCATCGAACCAGGCGGCATGCGCACCGACTGGGCCGGATCCTCGATGAGCACACCGCCGATCAGCGACCCCTACAAGCCCGTCATCGGACCCGTCGTCGAGTTCCTGGACCGCCACAACGGCACCCAGAGCGGCGATCCAGCACGGGCCGCCCAGGCCGTCATCCGCGCCACCGAGGCCGACGAGCCGCCGATGCACCTGCTGCTCGGCAGCGACGCCGTGGCCATCGCCGCCGATGCGGCCCAGGACCTCGCTTCATCCGACGCCGCCTGGCGCGCGCTCAGCGAGTCGGCCGACTTCCCCGCCTGA